One stretch of Streptomyces peucetius DNA includes these proteins:
- a CDS encoding ABC transporter permease, whose protein sequence is MTVIAPQQAPAGDIPESGGTRLVDRVFKMRELAILLVFLAMIAVTQAGNSEFLTEQGIKDLLLNATILVLVAIGQALVVITRNVDLSVGSTLGISAFAAGIHLQGGGNPVVAVFLAVLTGIAFGLLNGLLVSLGQVPALVVTLGTLYIIRGIDSIWVGSRQITAADLPDGFVDFGSGGVSAVPWLALIALAVLVATAYYLKHFSSGRELYALGSNPEAARLAGIPVRKRTLAAYTFCGALAGLAGAMYLARFGNVDSGTGTGYELTVVSAVVVGGVVFTGGSGSVYGAALGALLLTSINSVLPALGVSSVWVLAINGVLLILAIAVDRIVALRVANALKKRNARHG, encoded by the coding sequence GTGACGGTGATCGCTCCTCAGCAGGCCCCCGCCGGCGACATACCTGAGTCCGGCGGCACCCGCCTGGTCGACCGCGTCTTCAAGATGCGCGAGCTCGCCATCCTGCTCGTCTTCCTGGCGATGATCGCCGTCACCCAGGCGGGCAACAGCGAGTTCCTCACCGAGCAGGGCATCAAGGACCTGCTGCTGAACGCGACGATCCTGGTCCTCGTCGCCATCGGCCAGGCGCTCGTCGTCATCACCCGCAACGTCGACCTGTCGGTCGGCTCCACGCTCGGTATCAGCGCCTTCGCCGCCGGCATCCATCTCCAGGGCGGCGGCAACCCCGTCGTGGCCGTGTTCCTCGCGGTCCTGACCGGTATCGCCTTCGGCCTGCTCAACGGCCTGCTCGTCAGCCTCGGCCAGGTGCCCGCGCTCGTCGTCACCCTCGGCACGCTCTACATCATCCGCGGCATCGACTCCATCTGGGTCGGCTCCCGCCAGATCACCGCGGCCGACCTGCCCGACGGATTCGTCGACTTCGGCTCCGGCGGCGTCTCCGCGGTGCCGTGGCTCGCCCTGATCGCCCTCGCGGTGCTGGTGGCGACGGCGTACTACCTCAAGCACTTCAGCAGCGGACGAGAGCTGTACGCGCTCGGCTCCAACCCCGAGGCCGCCCGCCTCGCCGGCATCCCCGTCCGCAAGCGGACCCTGGCCGCCTACACCTTCTGCGGCGCCCTCGCCGGTCTCGCGGGCGCGATGTACCTGGCCCGGTTCGGCAACGTCGACTCCGGCACCGGTACCGGCTACGAACTCACCGTCGTCAGCGCGGTCGTGGTCGGTGGCGTGGTCTTCACCGGCGGCTCCGGCAGCGTCTACGGCGCGGCCCTCGGCGCGCTGCTGCTGACCTCCATCAACAGCGTGCTGCCCGCCCTCGGCGTCAGCTCCGTCTGGGTGCTCGCCATCAACGGCGTCCTGCTCATCCTCGCCATCGCGGTCGACCGGATCGTCGCGCTGCGCGTGGCCAACGCCCTGAAGAAGAGGAACGCCCGCCATGGCTGA
- a CDS encoding ABC transporter permease, with translation MADFSLSRAIRRPVLKRWDSAVGALLVVVLLLSFGTVDGFGNALNLSFLIGNTLPIALIALPMTLLVVSGEIDLSVASTAGLSGAVMGALWNQGMTIETIIPLCLVLGVVCGLINGLLVTRLGLPSLAVTIGTLAAYRGIAQIVLGSDAVTDFPTQYLDFAAGRIGDTFIPYAFLPFLVLLAIAVVALHATPFGRSLFAIGAAEEAARFAGIRVKRQKLILFAVTGLMASLTGVFWALHYASARYDNAMGLELSVVAAVLLGGIDFDGGRGTLGGAIAGVFLLGALQNVMSLQDVSAQSQIVVTGVLLVLSVLGPRVARQIAVTRAGRRAAAAPSVPKAPSPVP, from the coding sequence ATGGCTGACTTCTCCCTGAGCCGAGCGATCCGCCGGCCCGTCCTGAAGAGGTGGGATTCGGCCGTCGGCGCCCTCCTCGTCGTCGTCCTGCTGTTGTCCTTCGGTACCGTCGACGGTTTCGGCAACGCCCTCAACCTGTCATTCCTCATCGGCAACACGCTGCCCATCGCGCTCATCGCGCTGCCGATGACGCTGCTCGTGGTCTCCGGCGAGATCGACCTCTCCGTCGCCTCGACGGCCGGTCTGTCGGGTGCCGTGATGGGCGCCCTGTGGAACCAGGGCATGACGATCGAGACGATCATCCCGCTCTGCTTGGTCCTCGGTGTGGTCTGCGGACTGATCAACGGCCTGCTGGTGACCCGGCTCGGACTGCCGTCCCTCGCCGTCACCATCGGCACCCTCGCCGCGTATCGCGGCATCGCGCAGATCGTGCTCGGTTCCGACGCGGTGACCGACTTCCCCACCCAGTACCTGGACTTCGCGGCCGGACGCATCGGCGACACCTTCATCCCCTACGCCTTCCTGCCCTTCCTCGTCCTGCTCGCGATCGCCGTGGTCGCGCTGCACGCCACCCCGTTCGGCCGGTCACTGTTCGCGATCGGCGCCGCCGAGGAGGCCGCGCGGTTCGCCGGCATCCGGGTCAAGCGGCAGAAGCTGATCCTGTTCGCGGTGACCGGCCTGATGGCCTCCCTCACCGGCGTCTTCTGGGCACTGCACTACGCCAGCGCCCGCTACGACAACGCCATGGGCCTGGAACTCTCCGTCGTCGCCGCCGTGTTGCTCGGCGGCATCGACTTCGACGGCGGCCGGGGCACGCTCGGCGGCGCGATCGCGGGAGTCTTCCTGCTCGGCGCGCTGCAGAACGTGATGAGCCTCCAGGACGTCTCCGCCCAGTCGCAGATCGTCGTCACCGGCGTTCTGCTCGTCCTCTCCGTGCTCGGCCCCCGGGTCGCACGGCAGATCGCGGTCACCCGTGCCGGGCGCCGGGCCGCCGCGGCACCGTCCGTTCCCAAGGCCCCCAGTCCCGTCCCGTAG
- the rhaI gene encoding L-rhamnose isomerase — MTELAAVKAALKTQAVETPSWAYGNSGTRFKVFAQQGVPRTPQEKLDDAAKVHEFTGVAPTVALHIPWDKVDGSDGYAELAKHAGDRGVKLGAINSNTFQDDDYRLGSICHPDAAVRRKAVDHLLECVDIMDATESRDLKLWFADGTNYPGQDDIRARQDRLAEGLAEVYERLGDGQRMLLEYKFFEPAFYTTDVPDWGTAYAHCLKLGEKAQVVVDTGHHAPGTNIEFIVATLLREGKLGGFDFNSRFYADDDLMVGAADPFQLFRIMYEVLRGGGFSSEVAFMLDQCHNIEAKIPAIIRSVMNVQEATAKALLVDREALAAAQRSGDVLAANAVLMDAYNTDVRPLLREVRGEMGLDADPVAAYARSGWAEKIVAERVGGQQAGWGA, encoded by the coding sequence GTGACCGAGCTCGCCGCGGTGAAGGCCGCGCTCAAGACCCAGGCCGTCGAGACGCCGTCGTGGGCGTACGGGAACTCGGGAACGCGTTTCAAGGTGTTCGCGCAGCAAGGCGTTCCCCGCACTCCGCAGGAGAAGCTGGACGACGCGGCGAAGGTGCACGAGTTCACCGGCGTCGCGCCGACCGTCGCCCTGCACATTCCGTGGGACAAGGTCGACGGCTCCGACGGATACGCAGAGCTGGCGAAACACGCCGGGGACCGTGGCGTGAAGCTGGGCGCGATCAACTCCAACACCTTCCAGGACGACGACTACAGGCTGGGAAGCATCTGTCATCCGGACGCGGCCGTACGGCGCAAGGCGGTGGATCATCTGCTGGAGTGCGTCGACATCATGGATGCGACGGAGTCCCGGGATCTGAAGCTGTGGTTCGCCGACGGGACGAACTACCCGGGGCAGGACGACATCCGTGCGCGGCAGGACCGGCTGGCCGAAGGACTGGCCGAGGTGTACGAGCGGCTCGGGGACGGGCAGCGGATGCTGCTGGAGTACAAGTTCTTCGAGCCGGCCTTCTACACGACCGATGTGCCGGACTGGGGGACGGCGTACGCGCACTGTCTGAAGCTCGGCGAGAAGGCGCAGGTCGTGGTCGACACCGGGCATCACGCTCCCGGTACCAACATCGAGTTCATCGTCGCGACGCTGCTGCGGGAGGGGAAGCTCGGCGGGTTCGACTTCAACTCGCGGTTCTACGCGGACGACGACCTGATGGTCGGGGCCGCGGATCCGTTCCAGCTGTTCCGGATCATGTACGAGGTGCTGCGCGGTGGCGGGTTCTCCAGCGAGGTCGCCTTCATGCTCGATCAGTGCCACAACATCGAGGCCAAGATTCCGGCGATCATCCGGTCCGTGATGAACGTGCAGGAGGCCACGGCGAAGGCGCTGCTGGTCGACCGGGAGGCATTGGCCGCGGCGCAGCGGAGCGGTGATGTGCTCGCGGCCAACGCCGTACTCATGGACGCGTACAACACGGATGTGCGGCCGCTGCTGCGGGAGGTGCGTGGGGAGATGGGGCTGGACGCGGATCCCGTCGCCGCGTATGCCCGGTCCGGGTGGGCCGAGAAGATCGTGGCTGAACGCGTCGGCGGGCAGCAGGCCGGTTGGGGGGCCTGA
- a CDS encoding bifunctional aldolase/short-chain dehydrogenase produces MATHSEAAALLARSHRLGADPRNTNYAGGNTSAKGTTTDPVTGGDVELMWVKGSGGDLGTLTEGGLAALRLDRLRALTGVYPGVEREDEMVAAFDYCLHGKGGAAPSIDTAMHGLVGAAHVDHLHPDSGIALACAADGEKLTAECFGDTVVWVPWRRPGFQLGLDIAAVKEANPQAVGCILGGHGITAWGDTSEECERNSLHIIRTAEAFLASRGRPEPFGPVIDGYAALPEDERRERAAALAPYVRAVASQDRAQVGHFNDSEAVLEFLARAEHPRLAGLGTSCPDHFLRTKVRPLVLDLPPAAPLDEATARLKELHAEYREEYAAYYRRHALPDSPAMRGADPAIVLIPGVGMFSFGKDKQTARVAGEFYVNAINVMRGAEAVSSYAPIEESEKFRIEYWALEEAKLQRMPEPKPLAARVALVTGAGSGIGKAVAHRLVAEGACVVVADLDTGNAQAVAEELGGADKAVAVTVDVTSEEQIADAFEAALLAFGGVDLVVNNAGISVSKPLLETTAKDWDLQHDIMARGSFLVSREAARVMTAQRLGGDIVYIASKNAVFAGPNNIAYSATKADQAHQVRLLAAELGEHGIRVNGVNPDGVVRGSGIFAGGWGARRAAVYGVAEDKLGEFYAQRTLLKREVLPEHVANAVFALTGGDLTHTTGLHIPVDAGVAAAFLR; encoded by the coding sequence ATGGCAACCCATTCCGAAGCCGCCGCGCTGCTCGCCCGTTCGCACCGGCTCGGCGCCGACCCCCGCAACACCAACTACGCCGGCGGCAACACCTCCGCCAAAGGGACGACGACCGACCCGGTCACCGGCGGCGACGTCGAACTGATGTGGGTGAAGGGCTCCGGTGGCGACCTGGGCACGCTCACCGAGGGCGGACTCGCCGCCCTGCGCCTCGACCGGCTGCGCGCCCTCACCGGCGTCTACCCGGGCGTGGAGCGCGAGGACGAGATGGTCGCCGCCTTCGACTACTGCCTGCACGGCAAGGGCGGTGCGGCTCCCTCCATCGACACCGCCATGCACGGGCTCGTCGGGGCCGCGCATGTCGACCATCTCCACCCCGACTCCGGGATCGCCCTGGCCTGCGCCGCCGACGGCGAGAAGCTGACCGCCGAGTGCTTCGGCGACACCGTGGTGTGGGTGCCGTGGCGACGGCCCGGGTTCCAGCTCGGGCTGGACATCGCGGCGGTCAAGGAGGCCAACCCGCAGGCCGTCGGGTGCATCCTCGGCGGGCACGGGATCACCGCCTGGGGTGACACCTCCGAGGAGTGCGAGCGGAACTCGCTGCACATCATCCGGACCGCCGAGGCATTCCTCGCCTCGCGCGGGAGGCCGGAGCCGTTCGGGCCGGTGATCGACGGGTACGCGGCGCTGCCCGAGGACGAGCGGCGGGAGCGTGCCGCGGCACTGGCGCCGTACGTCCGTGCCGTGGCCTCGCAGGACAGGGCTCAGGTCGGTCACTTCAACGACTCCGAGGCAGTCCTCGAGTTCCTGGCGCGGGCCGAGCATCCGCGGCTGGCCGGCCTCGGCACCTCCTGCCCCGATCACTTCCTGCGGACCAAGGTGCGGCCGCTCGTCCTCGACCTGCCGCCCGCCGCTCCGCTCGACGAGGCGACCGCCCGGCTGAAGGAGCTGCACGCCGAGTACCGCGAGGAGTACGCCGCCTACTACCGGCGGCACGCCCTGCCCGACTCCCCCGCCATGCGCGGCGCCGACCCGGCGATCGTGCTGATCCCCGGTGTCGGCATGTTCAGCTTCGGCAAGGACAAGCAGACCGCCCGGGTCGCGGGCGAATTCTACGTCAACGCCATCAATGTGATGCGGGGCGCCGAGGCCGTCTCGTCGTACGCGCCCATCGAGGAGTCCGAGAAGTTCCGCATCGAGTACTGGGCGCTTGAAGAGGCCAAGCTTCAGCGGATGCCCGAGCCCAAGCCGCTGGCCGCTCGCGTGGCGCTGGTGACGGGCGCCGGCAGTGGGATCGGGAAGGCCGTCGCGCACCGGCTGGTCGCCGAGGGTGCGTGCGTGGTCGTCGCGGATCTCGACACCGGGAACGCCCAAGCGGTCGCCGAGGAGCTCGGCGGGGCCGACAAGGCCGTCGCCGTGACCGTCGACGTGACGTCCGAGGAGCAGATCGCCGACGCCTTCGAGGCGGCGCTTCTCGCCTTCGGCGGGGTCGACCTGGTGGTCAACAACGCCGGCATCTCCGTCTCCAAGCCGCTGCTCGAGACGACGGCGAAGGACTGGGACCTCCAGCACGACATCATGGCCCGCGGGTCCTTCCTCGTCTCCCGTGAGGCGGCCCGGGTGATGACCGCGCAGCGACTGGGCGGCGACATCGTCTACATCGCCTCCAAGAACGCCGTCTTCGCCGGCCCGAACAACATCGCCTACTCCGCCACCAAGGCCGACCAGGCCCATCAGGTCCGGCTGCTCGCCGCCGAACTCGGCGAGCACGGCATCCGCGTCAACGGCGTCAACCCGGACGGAGTCGTCCGCGGCTCCGGCATCTTCGCCGGCGGCTGGGGTGCCCGGCGCGCCGCCGTGTACGGCGTGGCGGAGGACAAGCTCGGCGAGTTCTACGCCCAGCGGACGCTCCTCAAGCGGGAGGTTCTGCCGGAGCACGTGGCGAACGCCGTGTTCGCGCTCACCGGCGGCGATCTCACCCACACCACCGGGCTGCACATCCCGGTCGACGCCGGTGTCGCCGCCGCCTTCCTGCGATGA
- a CDS encoding sugar ABC transporter ATP-binding protein, with product MTHPSTTGPAPVLALRDISKSFGAVRALRDVSLELFPGEVHALAGENGAGKSTLIKTLAGVHRPDAGQVLLDGAPVVFHGPGDARDAGIAVIYQEPTLFPDLSIAENIFMGRRPRRSLGRIDHKATHAATLGLMQRLGVDLDPDRPARGLSIADQQIVEIAKALSFDARVLIMDEPTAALTGSEVARLFGVVRTLREQGAAVLFISHRLEEIFQICQRVTTLRDGAWIAGEPLDGMTEDDLVRRMVGRDLAELYPKQDVTPGEIALSVRRLTREGVFTDVSFDVRRGEIVGLAGLVGAGRTEVARAVFGIDRWDAGEVEVAGRKLTSGAPSIAMASGLALVPEDRRAQGLVMNMSIERNIGLTGLRTTVKAGLMDRGAERSRSLDWAVKLQVKYARIADTVATLSGGNQQKVVLAKWLATGPQVLIVDEPTRGIDVGTKAEVHRLLSELAADGVAVLMISSDLPEILGMADRVLVMHEGRLTAEIPRTEATEESVMAAATGRAA from the coding sequence ATGACCCACCCGTCCACCACGGGTCCGGCCCCGGTTCTCGCGCTCAGGGACATTTCGAAGTCCTTCGGCGCGGTCCGCGCCCTGCGGGACGTCTCCCTGGAGCTGTTCCCCGGAGAGGTGCACGCCCTCGCCGGAGAGAACGGCGCGGGCAAGTCGACCCTCATCAAGACGCTCGCCGGAGTGCACCGTCCGGACGCCGGCCAGGTGCTGCTCGACGGTGCGCCCGTCGTTTTCCACGGCCCCGGTGACGCCCGCGACGCAGGCATCGCCGTGATCTACCAGGAGCCGACCCTCTTCCCCGATCTGTCGATCGCCGAGAACATCTTCATGGGCCGCCGGCCCCGGCGCTCCCTCGGCCGCATCGACCACAAGGCCACCCACGCCGCGACACTCGGCCTGATGCAGCGTCTCGGCGTCGATCTCGACCCCGACCGGCCCGCGCGCGGCCTGTCCATCGCCGATCAGCAGATCGTCGAGATCGCCAAGGCGCTCTCCTTCGACGCCCGCGTCCTGATCATGGACGAGCCGACAGCTGCCCTCACCGGCAGCGAGGTCGCCCGCCTCTTCGGCGTGGTCCGCACCCTGCGCGAACAGGGCGCCGCGGTGCTCTTCATCTCGCACCGCCTCGAGGAGATCTTCCAGATCTGCCAGCGGGTGACCACCCTGCGCGACGGCGCCTGGATCGCCGGTGAGCCGCTCGACGGCATGACCGAGGACGACCTCGTCCGCCGCATGGTCGGCCGCGATCTCGCAGAGCTCTACCCCAAGCAGGACGTGACCCCGGGCGAGATCGCCCTCAGCGTGCGCCGGCTGACCCGCGAGGGCGTCTTCACCGACGTCTCCTTCGACGTGCGGCGCGGCGAGATCGTCGGCCTCGCCGGGCTCGTCGGCGCCGGCCGCACCGAGGTCGCCCGGGCCGTCTTCGGCATCGACCGCTGGGACGCCGGTGAGGTCGAGGTCGCCGGGCGGAAGCTGACCAGCGGCGCGCCGTCCATCGCCATGGCCTCCGGGCTCGCCCTGGTCCCCGAGGACCGGCGCGCCCAGGGCCTGGTGATGAACATGTCCATCGAGCGCAACATCGGCCTCACCGGTCTTCGTACGACCGTGAAGGCCGGCCTCATGGACCGCGGCGCCGAACGCAGCCGCTCCCTCGACTGGGCCGTCAAGCTCCAGGTCAAGTACGCCCGGATCGCCGACACCGTCGCCACGCTCTCCGGCGGCAACCAGCAGAAGGTCGTCCTCGCCAAGTGGCTCGCCACCGGCCCCCAGGTACTGATCGTCGATGAGCCGACCCGCGGCATCGACGTCGGCACCAAGGCCGAGGTGCACCGGCTGCTCAGCGAGCTGGCCGCCGACGGGGTCGCCGTCCTGATGATCTCCTCCGACCTGCCCGAGATCCTCGGCATGGCCGACCGCGTGCTCGTGATGCACGAGGGCCGCCTGACCGCCGAGATCCCCCGCACCGAAGCCACCGAGGAATCCGTGATGGCCGCAGCCACCGGGAGGGCCGCGTGA
- a CDS encoding rhamnulokinase, whose protein sequence is MSAAVKSYAAVDLGASSGRVMAGRVGPGTLELTEAHRFPNRPVRLPEGLRWDMLGLYTGVLDGLRAAGGVDSVGIDGWAVDYGLLDADGALLGNPVHYRDPRTEGIAEAVRATVPADELYAATGLQDAPFNTLYQLEAARTSAQATYAERLLLVPDLITYWLTGEQGTELTNASTTGLIDPVTRDWSYGLARRLGVDLSLFAPLRQPGDPAGVLRPEVRELIGAAGPVPVTAVASHDTASAVAAVPATKERFAYICTGTWSLAGLELDAPVLTEESRTANFTNELGLDGTVRYLRNITGLWLLQECVRAWGDPDLGELLRAAEGVPALRSVVDACDTAFLAPGRMPERIAEACRASGQPVPGSPAEITRCVLDSLALAHRRAIEDAQRLAGHPVDVVHVVGGGARNALLCRLTADACGLPVVAGPAEAAAFGNVLVQAQAQRVVGDRWHMRDLLTRTQPLTRYEPQGDTAPWRAAEVRLAWR, encoded by the coding sequence ATGAGCGCGGCCGTGAAGTCGTACGCCGCGGTCGACCTCGGCGCGTCCAGCGGGCGTGTCATGGCCGGCCGCGTCGGCCCCGGCACGCTGGAGCTGACGGAGGCACACCGTTTCCCCAACCGGCCGGTCCGCCTTCCCGAAGGGCTGCGCTGGGACATGCTGGGCCTCTACACCGGCGTCCTCGACGGACTGCGGGCCGCCGGGGGGGTCGACTCGGTCGGCATCGACGGCTGGGCCGTCGACTACGGTCTGCTCGACGCGGACGGCGCGCTGCTCGGCAACCCGGTCCACTACCGCGACCCGCGTACCGAGGGAATCGCGGAGGCGGTGCGGGCCACGGTGCCCGCCGACGAGCTGTACGCGGCGACGGGCCTGCAGGACGCGCCCTTCAACACCCTGTACCAGCTGGAGGCCGCCCGGACCTCGGCCCAGGCGACGTACGCGGAAAGGCTGTTGCTCGTCCCCGACCTCATCACGTACTGGCTCACCGGTGAGCAGGGAACCGAGCTGACCAACGCCTCGACCACCGGGCTGATCGACCCCGTGACGCGCGACTGGTCGTACGGCCTCGCCCGCCGGCTGGGCGTCGATCTGAGCCTGTTCGCGCCGCTGCGGCAGCCCGGCGACCCGGCCGGGGTGCTCCGGCCCGAGGTGCGCGAGCTGATCGGGGCGGCCGGTCCCGTACCGGTGACGGCCGTAGCCTCCCACGACACCGCGTCCGCAGTGGCCGCCGTCCCCGCCACCAAGGAACGGTTCGCGTACATCTGCACCGGCACCTGGTCGCTCGCGGGCCTGGAGCTGGACGCGCCCGTGCTGACGGAGGAGAGCCGCACCGCCAACTTCACCAACGAGCTGGGGCTGGACGGCACGGTCCGCTACCTGCGGAACATCACAGGCCTGTGGCTGCTCCAGGAGTGCGTACGGGCCTGGGGCGACCCCGACCTCGGTGAGCTGCTGCGCGCCGCGGAGGGGGTGCCGGCTCTGCGATCGGTCGTGGACGCGTGCGACACCGCTTTCCTCGCGCCGGGGCGGATGCCGGAGCGGATCGCGGAGGCGTGCCGGGCGTCGGGGCAGCCGGTGCCCGGGTCCCCCGCCGAGATCACCCGCTGCGTCCTCGACTCCCTGGCCCTCGCCCACCGGCGGGCGATCGAGGACGCCCAACGGCTGGCCGGCCACCCGGTCGACGTCGTCCATGTCGTCGGCGGTGGCGCCCGCAACGCACTGCTGTGCCGGCTGACGGCCGACGCCTGCGGGCTGCCGGTGGTGGCGGGACCCGCGGAGGCGGCCGCGTTCGGTAACGTCCTGGTGCAGGCACAGGCCCAGCGGGTCGTCGGCGACCGGTGGCACATGCGGGACCTGCTCACCCGTACCCAGCCGCTGACACGGTACGA